The sequence below is a genomic window from Halolamina litorea.
TATCACCGGTGAGCTCAACCGTCTCGTCGAGTCCGGCGAGTTCCTCAACCGCGAGCGCGCCGTCGAGGACCTGCTCCAGCGCGGCGTCTCCGCCTACGACATCGAAGAGGAGCCCGCCGAAGAACTCGAGAGCGACCTGTTCACCCAGACCGTCGAGGACCAGCAGGACCCCGCGATGCAGGAGGGCGGCGGCGACGACGAGCCGACGTTCTAAGCGCTAGGCGGTGTTGCGAGCTTTTCTCGAAAGGTGTCGAGGCCGACGCCCACAGTGACGGCCCCAGAACTGCATCCCGAACCACAACTCCACTGACCGACGGGTCGTCCCACACGGCCTCGCCGATCGCTGCCACGTTCGCGGCACCGGATCACGTCATCCGAAGCACGCACTAACAGTCTGGAGCGGGAGCTACCTCACTCTGCGGCCTAACTGGTTTGGCTGCCGCCGCTGCACCGAGCAGCCGCTCGTGGAAGTAAGGGAGGTAAAACGGAGAACCGTACCCGATGTGGCTCGGGCACGGGGCGAGGATCGCCACGTCGACCGGTGGGATGTGGGGTGGGGGGGATGCCGGAATGCGTCGGCGTCAACGGTCGAATCGCTCTCCGAATTACCGCATAGGTTCAATGTATTCCGGGAGTATTGTGTTAGTGGCTATACTGACAGAACAGCCGAACCGTCCAACCCAATACTGATAGCCCCTACGCGTCGACGGGCTCGGCCTCCCGGTCGGCTTCCTCGAACAGCACCGCACAGAGCTTCCGTTGGGCTTCGCGGAGGTGGTGGCTGAAGGTGGGCTGGGAGATCCCCATCGCCTCGGCGATCTCCGTCCCCGTGTGTTTCCGCGGCCGGTCGAAGTAGCCGCTGAAGTACGCCGTACGAATCGCCTCGAGCTGTCGGTCGGTCAGCGTCTCGCTCGCCGACGCCCGCTGTTCGGCGACCGAGGGGTCGGTCCGCTGGAAGCTGCGCTGGGCGACCAGTTCCGCGCCCGGGAACCGGTCGCGGAACAGTTCGACGAACTCCCGGACCGGCGCGTCGACGCCGAGTTCGGCGACGACCGTCGCCTCGCCGCCGCCAGCACGGAGTGCGACGGGCCGGGCACCGTGTTCGAGCATCGTTGACTCCGGGCTGTCACCCGCGAGGCTGGCGCGGAACAGACAGACCGGCTCGTCGTCGACCTCGTACTCGGAGATCAGCGTGAACTCCCGCAGCGGAAGGCTCTCGGCGGCCGCGATCACCGACGCCGCCGGGACCCCGCGCGTGGTGAGGAACCGCCTGACGCCGCCGTCGGACTCGTGGACGAAGTTCTCCGCGACCAACGAGCAGCCGAGGTCGCGGGTCAGCCGCACGAACGCCATCTCCGTCCCCGACACGTCGAACTCGAGGCGGGTCACCTCCCCGCCCATCAGCGCCTTCTTGCTCTCGGCGGCGTTGATGGCGTAGGCGATGGTGTCTGCGAGTTCGTCGAGCACCGCCTGCTCCAGATCACCGAACACGCCGGTCTCCTCGGCGTAGACGCTCAGGGTGCCGTACATCGCGTCCTCGTACACCAAGGGGAACGATGCGGTCGCGTGGAAGCCGCGGTCGAGCGCCGCGCGCTGCCAGTTGTGGAACTCCCCGTCGTCGAGCACGTCGTTGACGACCTGTTCGGTCCGGGTCCGGGCCGCCTGCTCGACCGGTGATCCCTCGCCACCGAGGGTTTCGAGGGACATGTCGAACCCCCCGGCGCGGTCGTCTCCGCCCGCACGCTCGCGAACGACGATGTCGCCGGCGTGGTCGCGGTCGCCGATCCACGCCAGCCCGTAGGGGCCGGCACGGGCCAACTGTTCACAGACGACGGACTCGATCTCCTCGCGGGTCGACGCCCGCACGAGCGCTCGGGAGATGCTCCGGATGATGTCGTTGATCCGGTTCAGTCGTTCGAGGGTCCGGTTCTGTTCCTCCAGAAGCTGTTCGCGGTCCTCGCGCTCGCGTTCGCGCTTGACGCGGTCGAGGGCCGCCTCGACGTTGCTCGCGACGGTCCCGACGAAGTCGAAATCCGCCGTGCGGACGCCCTCGCCGGTGGTCGTCCCGACGATGAGCACGCCGTGTCTCGCCATCGGGAACAGCGCCAACTCGGAGAGGGAGGCGGAGGTCTCGTCGCCGGAGACCGCGCGTGGACCGCCGCTCTCGGCGAACGCCCGCCAGACGGCGCCACCCCGAGTCGACAACAGTTCATCGAGGTCGAGCGTACTCGCGGCGTCGCTCGTCGCCGCCGCCGGCCGGAGTTCCCCCGCGTCCCCGTCGTACAGCGCGACGGCCATCACCGGGATGTCGAACCGCGCCTCGGCGACTTCGACGACGCGCTCGCTGACCGACGCCGGCGTCTCGGCGTCCATCAACTCCCGCGTGAGACCGTTGAGTGCCTCCAACTGCGCGTGGCGCCGGGAGCGGTCGCGCTCCTGTCGGTTCCGCTCGACGGCGTGGTGGATCGACCGGACCAACAGGTCACTCGTCACTTCGTCCTTCACGAGGTAGTCCTGTGCCCCGCGTTTGATCGCCTCGATCCCGATGCGCTCGTCCTGGATACCGGTCAGGACGATGACCGGGACCAACTCCGTGGCGTCGATGACGCCGGTCAAACTCTCCAAGCCGTCGCTGTCGGGGAGTCCGAGGTCCAACAGGACCACGTCCACGTCGGCGTCGGCCAGGCGCTCGACACCCCCGGCCAGCGAGGATTCGCTGTGGATCCGGAGGTTCTCCGGCGCGGAGGCGTCCACGTCGACGCGCTCGAGAAGCGTCTCGGCGTCGTGGAGCATCTCCTCGATCAGCCGAGCGTCGCCGGGGTTGTCCTCGATCAGCAGCAGTTCGAGTTCGTCCGCCGCCATACCTACCGGTCCTCGCCGACCGGTCGTTCGGTCGTACGGCCTCGCATTCGGGGTGGTGTCTGTCGACGCACGGGGCCCCGGATGCCGTCGAGACCGACCAGTTGCGCCATTCTGGCGGCTCTTGGATGGCCTCCCGTAAACCTCTGTCCCCGTGGGACGGCGGACCTACTCGCCGTCGAACACCGTCCCGAACACCGAGCGCTCGGCCGCCCGGAGATGCTGGGAGAACGTCGGGGCCGAGATGCCGAGCAGGTCCGCCACCTCCTCGCCGGCGGTCTCCCGGGGCCACTCGAAGTAGCCGGCGTGGTAGGCCGCTCTGAGTGCCTCCAAGCGCCGATCGGTGAGATCGTCGGTCTCGATCCGGGCGCTCGCTCGCGGGCCGCTGTCCGTGGCGGTGACCTCCTGTTTGGACACCAGCGTCGTGTCGTCGTAGTGGTCGCGGACGGTGCCGAGGACGCTCCGCGCGTCGGCGTCGTGGGGCAGTTGGATGCGGACCGTGAGGTCGCCGCCGGCGCCGACGGTCGCCGACACGAACCGCCCGCCGGCGGCGCTGACCGCCGAGAGGATCCGTGGCTCGACCACCAGCACCTCGAAGGCGGTGCCCTCGTCGGTCTCCCGGACGGCGAGGACCTCCTCCCAGTCCTCGTCGTGTTCGACGAGCCACTCGATCAGGTCGAACCCGTCCCCGCTGGTCGTGCCGAACACGACGTACTCCCCGCCGTCGCGTGGAACCACGGCGTCGAACTGGACCTCGCCGGTGGTGTCGGGAGCGCCCTCGTACGTGCCGAGGACCTGCGAGACGCGAAACTCGAGGTCGATGACCGAGTCCGCGAGCAACACCTGCTTGCGGTCGATCGCGGCGATGGCGTGGCCGACGATCTTGCCGAGCAGGCCGATCACGTCGTACACCTCGTCGGTGAACGCCTCCGGTCGATCGGTGTAGACGTTCAACACGCCGTAGATGGTCCCCTCGTGGGCTACCGGGATCGCCGCCGACGACCGGAAGCCGTACTCCTCGGCGTCCTCGTCCCACGGTTCGTAGCTGGGGTTGGTGCTGATGTCGTGGGCGGTCTGGACCCCGCCGGTGTGGAGCGCCCGGCCGGTCGGGCCCGCGCTTTCGGGCTCCGTCGGGTCCGTCGATATCGAGACCGACTCGGTGTACCCCTCGACGCCCGCCTCCGCACGCGGTTCGACCGACTGGTTCGTGGGGTCGGCCTCGCCGATCCACGCGAACAGGTAGGAGTCGGTCGCCGCGATGGCCTCACAGACCCGACGCTCGATCTCTGACCGGGTAGGCTGGGCGATGGCCTCGTCGGTGACGGCCCGTACCACCTCGTTGAGTTCGTCGAGCGCGCGCAGCCGATCGACGTACCGGCGGCGTTCGAGTTCGTCGCCGATCCAGGACGCGAGGTGTTCGACGAACGCGATCTGCCAGTCAGAGAAGGGCTCGCTCCGTGGCTGCGTACCGTAGAAACAGAACGTGCCCGTGGTCTCGCCGTCGACGACGACCGGGACGCCGAGGTAACACTCGATCCCGAGGTCGCGGTTCCCCTGACGCTCGGCCAGCGACGGCGCCTGCTCGGGGATGTCGTCGAGGACGAGCGTTTCGCCGCGCTCGACGACCCGTTCGCAGTTGGTGGTCTCGAGGGGGACGCTGTCGCCCGCCTCGACCCCCGCTCCCGCGGGGCTGATGACGGTGTCGAACAGGTACTCGTCGTCGGTGACCCGGGAGAGCGTCGCGAACTCCGTCCCGACGGCGTCCCGGCAGACCGAGAGCAGCGCCTCGATCCGTTCCTCGAACGCCTCGTCGCCGGCGACGATCACGTCGTGGGCCGCCCGCAGCGCACGCTCCCGGCGATTGCGCTCGCTCACGTCCCGGATGACGCCGGTGAACCGTCGCTCGCCGCCGTCGACGGTGTGGGTGCCGAAGGAGACGCTGAGGTCGATCCGCGTGCCGTCCTTCCGGACCCCGGTGACCTCGACGCTCTGCCACTCCCCCGGTTGGCCGCCGTCGAGATACCGGTCGAGCGCCCCGCGGTGGTCGCCCGTCGCCCCGGGTATCAGCACCCCGAGTGACTCCCCGATAAGCTCCGAGGGCGCGTAGCCGAACACCCCCTCGGTCGCGCTGTTGGCTCGCCGGATCGTGCCGTCCTCGTCTATCGTCACGACCACGTCGGTGACCGTCTCCACGAGCGTCTGTCGCTGGTGCTCGGGAGTCCGCTCGGCGGGTGGCACCTCGCGGGCACAGACCGTCACGCCGGTCTCCGAGGGGTAGATCCGCATCGAGAAGCGCCGGCCGGCGGCCGGGATGGGCTGCTCGATCCGCGCCGGTCGGCCGCGGTCGATCGCCTCCAGGCAACGGTTCTGCAGCCCCGATCCCGCCAG
It includes:
- a CDS encoding bacterio-opsin activator domain-containing protein, producing MAADELELLLIEDNPGDARLIEEMLHDAETLLERVDVDASAPENLRIHSESSLAGGVERLADADVDVVLLDLGLPDSDGLESLTGVIDATELVPVIVLTGIQDERIGIEAIKRGAQDYLVKDEVTSDLLVRSIHHAVERNRQERDRSRRHAQLEALNGLTRELMDAETPASVSERVVEVAEARFDIPVMAVALYDGDAGELRPAAATSDAASTLDLDELLSTRGGAVWRAFAESGGPRAVSGDETSASLSELALFPMARHGVLIVGTTTGEGVRTADFDFVGTVASNVEAALDRVKREREREDREQLLEEQNRTLERLNRINDIIRSISRALVRASTREEIESVVCEQLARAGPYGLAWIGDRDHAGDIVVRERAGGDDRAGGFDMSLETLGGEGSPVEQAARTRTEQVVNDVLDDGEFHNWQRAALDRGFHATASFPLVYEDAMYGTLSVYAEETGVFGDLEQAVLDELADTIAYAINAAESKKALMGGEVTRLEFDVSGTEMAFVRLTRDLGCSLVAENFVHESDGGVRRFLTTRGVPAASVIAAAESLPLREFTLISEYEVDDEPVCLFRASLAGDSPESTMLEHGARPVALRAGGGEATVVAELGVDAPVREFVELFRDRFPGAELVAQRSFQRTDPSVAEQRASASETLTDRQLEAIRTAYFSGYFDRPRKHTGTEIAEAMGISQPTFSHHLREAQRKLCAVLFEEADREAEPVDA
- a CDS encoding DUF7120 family protein, whose amino-acid sequence is MAQIEVDLPDRITGELNRLVESGEFLNRERAVEDLLQRGVSAYDIEEEPAEELESDLFTQTVEDQQDPAMQEGGGDDEPTF
- a CDS encoding GAF domain-containing protein codes for the protein MEDRADTSEGGPEAAAHDRITDAVFALDTDWTFTYLNDRAEEAFDLDGRSVVGRSIWLILPELAGSGLQNRCLEAIDRGRPARIEQPIPAAGRRFSMRIYPSETGVTVCAREVPPAERTPEHQRQTLVETVTDVVVTIDEDGTIRRANSATEGVFGYAPSELIGESLGVLIPGATGDHRGALDRYLDGGQPGEWQSVEVTGVRKDGTRIDLSVSFGTHTVDGGERRFTGVIRDVSERNRRERALRAAHDVIVAGDEAFEERIEALLSVCRDAVGTEFATLSRVTDDEYLFDTVISPAGAGVEAGDSVPLETTNCERVVERGETLVLDDIPEQAPSLAERQGNRDLGIECYLGVPVVVDGETTGTFCFYGTQPRSEPFSDWQIAFVEHLASWIGDELERRRYVDRLRALDELNEVVRAVTDEAIAQPTRSEIERRVCEAIAATDSYLFAWIGEADPTNQSVEPRAEAGVEGYTESVSISTDPTEPESAGPTGRALHTGGVQTAHDISTNPSYEPWDEDAEEYGFRSSAAIPVAHEGTIYGVLNVYTDRPEAFTDEVYDVIGLLGKIVGHAIAAIDRKQVLLADSVIDLEFRVSQVLGTYEGAPDTTGEVQFDAVVPRDGGEYVVFGTTSGDGFDLIEWLVEHDEDWEEVLAVRETDEGTAFEVLVVEPRILSAVSAAGGRFVSATVGAGGDLTVRIQLPHDADARSVLGTVRDHYDDTTLVSKQEVTATDSGPRASARIETDDLTDRRLEALRAAYHAGYFEWPRETAGEEVADLLGISAPTFSQHLRAAERSVFGTVFDGE